One genomic region from Haloarcula taiwanensis encodes:
- a CDS encoding GTP-binding protein, protein MSHPFEGLPTTPTAEELVDKAFSRASRAGGAKDGNEAQQSMLMTASNIASDNMENVVTAWPTIDDLDPFYVELADAVVGEAYPADDDPGIDALKQHLSEISWAADKVVEIRQEYESRVARGDIDTARKLRKQAFARIADVVEEVEDDLAAVSTAHNALKGIPDIRPDEPAIVVAGYPNVGKSSFVNRVTRADNKIASYPFTTTQIRVGHFEDQRIRYQLVDTPGLLDRPPEDRNEIESQAVSALEHLADAVLVFIDPSGECGYPLADQLELRNAIEARFDVPVLTISNKSDLSTDVEADHYMSVTEGDNVDGVLQAAIDAVDYELELPFDE, encoded by the coding sequence ATGAGCCATCCCTTCGAGGGTCTGCCGACGACGCCCACTGCCGAGGAGCTCGTGGACAAAGCCTTCTCGCGGGCGTCACGCGCCGGCGGGGCCAAGGACGGGAACGAAGCCCAGCAATCGATGCTGATGACGGCGTCGAACATCGCCTCCGACAACATGGAGAACGTGGTGACCGCGTGGCCGACGATTGACGACCTCGATCCCTTCTACGTCGAACTCGCCGACGCTGTCGTCGGCGAAGCCTACCCCGCGGACGACGACCCCGGTATCGACGCGCTGAAACAGCACCTGTCTGAAATCTCGTGGGCCGCCGACAAAGTCGTCGAGATCCGCCAGGAGTACGAGAGCCGCGTCGCCCGCGGCGACATCGACACCGCCCGGAAGCTCCGCAAGCAGGCCTTCGCCCGCATTGCCGACGTGGTCGAGGAGGTCGAGGACGACCTCGCCGCCGTCTCGACCGCCCATAACGCCCTGAAAGGCATCCCCGACATCCGCCCGGACGAGCCGGCCATCGTCGTCGCCGGCTACCCCAACGTCGGCAAGTCGTCGTTCGTCAACCGCGTCACGCGGGCCGACAACAAGATCGCCTCGTATCCGTTCACGACGACGCAGATCCGCGTCGGCCACTTCGAAGACCAGCGCATCCGCTACCAGCTCGTGGACACCCCCGGCCTGCTCGACCGCCCGCCGGAGGACCGCAACGAAATCGAGTCACAGGCCGTGAGCGCGCTCGAACACCTCGCCGACGCGGTCCTCGTGTTTATCGACCCAAGTGGCGAGTGTGGCTATCCGCTCGCGGACCAGCTTGAACTCCGAAACGCCATCGAAGCACGCTTCGACGTGCCCGTGCTGACCATCTCGAACAAGAGCGACCTCTCAACAGACGTAGAGGCCGACCACTACATGAGCGTCACCGAAGGCGACAACGTCGACGGCGTGTTGCAGGCCGCTATTGACGCGGTGGATTACGAACTCGAACTGCCGTTTGACGAGTAG
- a CDS encoding SIMPL domain-containing protein — MVSRPLAIAGVLALLITGGVGFALADTGTVAPSTNSTVSVSADATVERTPDRATVTVAAVGRGETAEAARNNLSGDADAIVSALEGEGADVTSSRFQIRPEYEQRREGREQVGYVAIHTVEAETSNVSTAGTLIDAAVDAGADRVEGVRYSLSEETRQDAREEALTTAMDNARTDAEVVAAAEDRSVGDAVTIQTSNHGRPVVYAEAMAADAGGRTSIQPGDVTVDASVSVTYELN; from the coding sequence ATGGTATCACGACCACTCGCAATCGCTGGCGTGCTGGCACTGCTCATTACCGGCGGCGTCGGGTTCGCACTCGCGGACACCGGGACCGTCGCGCCGTCGACGAATTCGACCGTGAGCGTCAGCGCCGACGCGACCGTCGAACGCACGCCCGACCGTGCAACTGTCACCGTCGCCGCAGTGGGTCGCGGTGAGACCGCCGAAGCGGCGCGAAACAACCTCAGCGGCGATGCTGACGCTATCGTGTCGGCTCTTGAAGGTGAGGGCGCAGACGTGACTTCCTCGCGGTTCCAGATCCGCCCCGAATACGAGCAGCGTCGAGAAGGACGCGAACAGGTCGGTTACGTGGCGATTCACACTGTCGAAGCGGAAACGAGCAACGTTTCGACTGCCGGGACGCTCATTGATGCCGCAGTCGACGCCGGCGCGGACCGCGTCGAGGGTGTCCGCTACTCACTGAGCGAGGAGACGAGACAGGATGCTCGCGAAGAGGCCCTGACGACCGCCATGGATAACGCCCGGACGGACGCCGAAGTCGTCGCCGCTGCGGAGGATCGATCCGTCGGTGACGCGGTCACGATTCAGACCAGCAACCACGGCCGGCCCGTTGTGTATGCGGAAGCGATGGCCGCCGACGCCGGCGGGCGGACGAGCATCCAGCCCGGCGATGTCACTGTCGACGCCTCTGTCAGTGTCACCTACGAGCTAAACTAA
- a CDS encoding TIGR00341 family protein: MRLVQILIPTGKRDAVLGVLAEEGIDYVLTEETSGREFTAVVTFPVPTNALEPVLEELRDVGINDDGYTVVVDANTVISSQFDELEEKYAEEEDEDRIAREELTSKANDLAPSMSNYALMTVISAIIATAGLLLDSPAVVVGSMVIAPLIGPAMTANVGTVVDDHEMFAQGVKLQAIGLGLAVASATVFALLVRHANVIPPLADVTSVGQIRERVAPDFLSLIVALGAGAAGVVSLTSGVSTALVGVMIAVALIPPAATIGIGIAWGQPLVSLGSAVLLLVNVLSINLAVLVGLWYQGYRPEHWFQESNARSATVKRIGVLVVSILVLSAFLGGVTLDSYQRATTESDIREGIEASVDPPASVLSVEVKSTNTAIFQQPRRVVVTVGLPPDAEQPLLADQLDTVADNAAGRDVATEVHYVTVERNS, encoded by the coding sequence GTGCGGCTGGTACAGATACTGATTCCCACAGGGAAGCGCGACGCCGTTCTGGGCGTGTTGGCCGAGGAGGGCATCGATTACGTGCTCACCGAAGAGACGAGTGGGCGGGAGTTCACCGCTGTCGTCACCTTTCCAGTCCCAACCAACGCACTCGAACCAGTTCTCGAAGAGTTGCGGGACGTTGGTATCAACGACGACGGCTACACAGTCGTCGTGGATGCGAACACCGTCATCTCCAGCCAGTTCGACGAGCTAGAGGAGAAGTACGCCGAGGAAGAAGACGAGGACCGCATCGCGCGGGAGGAGCTCACCTCGAAAGCAAACGACCTCGCGCCCTCGATGTCGAACTACGCGCTGATGACGGTCATCAGCGCGATTATTGCGACCGCGGGGTTGCTGCTCGACTCTCCGGCCGTCGTCGTGGGTTCGATGGTCATCGCACCGCTCATCGGCCCGGCGATGACCGCCAACGTCGGCACCGTCGTCGACGACCACGAGATGTTCGCACAGGGGGTCAAACTTCAGGCCATCGGGCTCGGACTCGCCGTGGCAAGCGCGACTGTCTTCGCCCTGCTCGTCCGGCATGCCAACGTCATCCCGCCGCTCGCTGACGTGACCTCTGTCGGGCAGATACGCGAGCGGGTCGCCCCCGACTTCCTCTCGCTGATCGTCGCACTCGGCGCTGGCGCGGCCGGCGTCGTCAGTCTCACCAGCGGCGTCTCGACGGCACTGGTGGGCGTCATGATCGCCGTCGCACTCATTCCACCGGCGGCCACGATCGGCATCGGCATCGCGTGGGGCCAGCCGCTCGTCAGTCTCGGATCTGCCGTATTGCTGCTGGTAAACGTCCTCTCTATCAACCTCGCGGTGCTCGTCGGACTCTGGTATCAGGGGTACCGCCCCGAACACTGGTTTCAGGAGAGCAACGCGCGGTCGGCGACTGTCAAACGAATCGGCGTCCTCGTCGTCTCAATACTCGTCCTGTCAGCGTTTCTGGGCGGTGTGACGCTGGACTCCTACCAGCGAGCGACGACGGAGTCGGACATCCGCGAGGGCATTGAAGCAAGCGTCGACCCGCCGGCGAGTGTCCTGTCGGTCGAAGTCAAGTCGACGAACACCGCGATATTCCAACAGCCGCGCCGCGTCGTCGTCACTGTCGGTCTGCCGCCGGACGCGGAGCAGCCACTGCTTGCCGACCAGCTCGATACTGTGGCTGACAACGCGGCCGGTCGAGACGTTGCGACGGAAGTTCACTACGTCACTGTCGAACGGAACAGCTGA
- a CDS encoding GTP-binding protein (binds guanine nucleotides; depletion results in defective cell division): MFESRPDRDTEVILVGRSNVGKSTLMREITGHTFDTGQRPGVTRSPNHFDWASADFVVSDLPGFGYMKGVPEDVREEIKTDVVQYVERHAEQILVGILVVDGKSVIDIIDRHSGPDEIPHDVEMFHFLREIGVEPVVAVNKMDKVDDKDERLNDLCDRLGLHPPWQQWQETIAPITAKRGAIEPLNEAVRHHLHDAQRDELFQFF; encoded by the coding sequence ATGTTCGAGTCACGACCGGACCGGGACACCGAGGTGATACTCGTCGGCCGGTCAAACGTCGGGAAATCGACGTTGATGCGCGAAATAACGGGCCACACGTTCGATACGGGCCAGCGACCCGGCGTCACCCGTTCACCCAACCACTTCGACTGGGCCAGCGCCGATTTCGTTGTCAGCGACCTTCCCGGTTTCGGGTACATGAAAGGCGTTCCAGAAGACGTCCGCGAAGAAATCAAGACCGACGTGGTCCAGTACGTCGAGCGACATGCCGAACAGATTCTCGTCGGTATCCTCGTCGTCGACGGCAAATCGGTCATCGACATCATCGACCGCCATTCCGGCCCCGACGAAATCCCACACGACGTGGAGATGTTTCACTTCCTCCGAGAGATTGGCGTCGAACCGGTCGTCGCAGTCAACAAAATGGACAAGGTTGACGACAAGGATGAGCGCCTGAACGACCTCTGTGACCGACTCGGACTCCATCCACCATGGCAACAGTGGCAGGAGACTATCGCACCGATAACTGCGAAGCGCGGCGCCATCGAGCCCCTGAACGAGGCTGTCCGGCACCACCTTCACGACGCCCAGCGTGACGAGCTGTTCCAGTTCTTCTGA
- a CDS encoding integrase → MSEDLMDLSPEEGIERFLRHREPSVRESTMRNAKTRLRFFNEWCEERDIENLNNLTGRDLADFVAWRRGDIAALTLQKQLSTIREALRYWADIEGVDDGLAEKVHAPELPDGAESREVHLSADRAHRILDYLHEYRYASRDHVVFLILWKTAMRRSALRSLDVDDLRPDDYALVLEHRIDEGTKLKNGEDGERWVYLGPSDYQVVDDYLDNPDRYERTDDYGRKPLITSQHGRPAGDTIYKWVNKLTQPCVLGGCPHDADPSDPSTCEALGSRAAHSKCPSSRSPHGLRRGSITYHLNSDVSPEIVSERCDVSLEVLYEHYDVRTNQEKMAVRKKQLERI, encoded by the coding sequence ATGAGCGAGGATCTGATGGATCTATCGCCGGAGGAAGGCATCGAGCGATTCCTCCGACACCGAGAGCCGTCCGTCCGCGAGAGTACGATGCGGAACGCGAAGACGCGACTCCGGTTCTTCAACGAATGGTGTGAGGAGCGCGACATCGAGAACCTGAACAACCTCACCGGCCGCGACTTAGCTGATTTCGTGGCATGGCGACGGGGAGACATAGCGGCATTGACCCTCCAGAAGCAACTCTCGACGATTCGCGAAGCCCTCCGATACTGGGCTGACATCGAGGGCGTCGACGATGGGCTGGCCGAGAAAGTCCACGCGCCCGAGCTGCCCGACGGAGCTGAAAGCCGCGAAGTCCACCTGAGCGCAGACCGGGCACACCGGATACTCGACTACCTTCACGAGTACCGCTATGCGAGCCGGGATCACGTTGTCTTCCTGATCCTGTGGAAGACGGCGATGCGCCGGTCGGCCCTTCGGTCACTGGACGTTGACGACCTTCGTCCCGACGACTACGCGCTGGTGCTGGAGCACCGCATTGACGAGGGAACGAAACTCAAGAACGGTGAAGACGGCGAGCGGTGGGTCTACCTGGGGCCGAGCGACTACCAAGTCGTCGACGATTATCTCGACAACCCTGACCGCTACGAGCGGACCGACGACTACGGCCGCAAGCCACTAATCACCTCGCAGCACGGCCGGCCCGCGGGTGATACCATCTACAAGTGGGTGAACAAGCTCACCCAGCCGTGCGTTCTCGGTGGGTGTCCCCACGACGCTGACCCGTCGGACCCGTCGACCTGCGAGGCACTGGGTTCGCGTGCGGCCCACAGCAAGTGCCCGTCTTCCCGGTCACCCCACGGACTCCGGCGTGGCAGTATCACCTACCACCTGAACAGCGACGTGTCTCCGGAGATCGTCAGTGAACGGTGCGACGTATCGCTCGAAGTGCTGTACGAGCACTACGATGTGCGGACGAATCAGGAGAAAATGGCGGTTCGAAAGAAGCAACTGGAGCGAATCTAA
- a CDS encoding PhiH1 repressor — protein sequence MTQTDEAILETIRDEGNMTPQALDDTFDIAAANYARDRLSELTQYGLVEKIGRGLYRLTDDGRAFLNEELDASELDPVEDAD from the coding sequence ATGACTCAGACTGACGAAGCCATTCTGGAAACGATTCGAGATGAAGGGAACATGACTCCCCAAGCTCTCGATGATACTTTCGACATAGCCGCTGCCAACTACGCCCGTGATCGACTCTCTGAGCTTACCCAGTACGGGCTGGTCGAGAAGATCGGGCGCGGTCTCTACCGACTGACCGATGACGGGCGTGCATTCCTCAACGAGGAACTCGACGCCAGCGAACTCGATCCCGTCGAAGACGCCGACTGA
- a CDS encoding AAA family ATPase, which translates to MIADPAVFDDEHLPRRLLHREAAVDHLSRAWEPALGGDPAHDVLIHGPPGVGKTALTRHSLQKLTGHADVQTAHVRCLGKTTAGVVRSVLHDLPGNDPSVNVPREDLCIQLQERVTSPVIVVLDEADGLPSTDALDRLVDVENLSSVVICHDPDEWLSRLDGRLRRRLSFAEFGLDRYSVDELADILEARANLGLPSESVTREQLEVIADEVAGVARNGIQALRQAALRAEELQHDRITDEDVSESFERAKRHIRELNLESLPFHHRLLYELIRMGDGLEAGELHDQYDAIADQAYHGREQTPISERARRTKISKLVEYDLIEVEGKNRHRVYRVCDREVVAQILLNHVI; encoded by the coding sequence ATGATTGCCGACCCTGCTGTCTTCGATGATGAGCACCTCCCGCGTCGCCTCCTCCATCGAGAAGCCGCCGTTGACCATCTATCCCGCGCATGGGAACCGGCACTTGGCGGCGACCCAGCCCACGACGTACTGATTCACGGGCCACCGGGCGTAGGGAAGACAGCGCTGACCAGACACTCCCTACAGAAGCTCACTGGACACGCCGACGTTCAGACGGCCCATGTTCGCTGCCTCGGGAAAACGACTGCCGGTGTTGTCCGCTCAGTTCTCCACGATCTCCCTGGTAACGACCCATCGGTGAACGTCCCTCGCGAGGATCTTTGTATCCAGCTCCAAGAGCGCGTCACCAGTCCGGTGATCGTCGTCCTCGACGAGGCTGACGGTCTCCCATCGACGGACGCACTGGACCGGCTGGTAGATGTCGAGAACCTATCTTCCGTCGTTATCTGCCACGACCCAGATGAGTGGTTATCCCGACTTGACGGGAGACTCCGGCGGCGGCTGTCATTCGCAGAGTTTGGTCTGGACCGCTACAGTGTCGACGAGCTGGCGGACATTCTCGAAGCACGGGCAAACCTTGGGCTCCCGTCGGAGTCGGTCACTCGTGAGCAGTTAGAGGTAATAGCTGATGAGGTGGCTGGTGTTGCACGGAACGGGATACAAGCACTTCGACAGGCCGCACTTCGGGCTGAAGAGTTGCAACATGATCGAATCACTGACGAGGATGTGAGCGAATCGTTTGAGCGGGCGAAGCGACACATCCGCGAATTGAATCTGGAGTCACTGCCATTCCATCATCGACTGCTGTACGAACTGATCCGTATGGGCGATGGGCTGGAAGCAGGGGAACTGCATGACCAGTATGACGCTATTGCCGACCAGGCATACCATGGACGTGAGCAGACTCCGATTTCGGAACGAGCTCGGCGGACGAAGATCTCGAAACTGGTGGAGTACGATTTGATTGAGGTGGAAGGGAAAAATCGTCACCGGGTATATCGAGTTTGTGATCGAGAAGTAGTTGCCCAGATTCTGCTAAACCACGTTATTTGA